The Morganella morganii sequence CCTTATAAAGGGCTCGTTGAGCAATCCGATGCCCTGCTGATGCAGCTGGAGTCCCCGCTGGAAACGGTGATTGCCGCCGCACAGGCTGCAAAAAATCATCAGACCAGAGTGATCCTCAATCCGGCCCCGGCGCGGGAATTACCGGACAGCCTGCTGACGCTGGTGGATGTTATCACCCCGAATGAAACCGAAGCGGAAAAGCTGACCGGTATTTCTGTCAGTGATGAAACCGGCGCAGCCAGAGCGGCGCAGGTACTGCATGATAAAGGTATCGGACAGGTACTGATCACCCTGGGCAGCCGCGGTGTCTGGCTGAGCGTCAACGGTGAAGGCCGCCGGATCCCGGGCTTTAAAGTTAATGCGGTGGACACTATCGCAGCCGGCGATACCTTTAACGGCGCGTATGTCACGGCGCTGCTGGAAGGAAAACCGGCAGATGAAGCGGTGCGTTTTGCCCATGCCGCTGCCGCAATTGCTGTCACCCGCCGGGGTGCACAGCCATCGGTGCCGTGGCGCCGTGAAATTGATGCATTCCTTGCGGAGCGTGGTTAAGACTGTGGCGACGATGAAAGATGTGGCGCGGCTGGCGGGGGTATCCACCTCGACAGTCTCACATGTCATCAACAATAACCGTTTTGTCAGTGACGGCGTGCGCAAGAAAGTAAATGATGCTATTGCCGAGCTGAACTATGCGCCGTCTGCACTTGCGCGCAGCCTGAAAATGAACCGCACAAACACCATCGGAATGCTGGTGACCACCAGTAATAACCCGTTTTATGCGGAAGTCGTCCGCGGCGTGGAGCGCAGTTGCTACGAGCGCGGCTACAGCCTGATCCTCTGTAATACCGAAGGGGATCACAAACGGATGAACAGCAGTCTGGAAACGCTGCTGCAAAAGCGGGTGGATGGCCTGCTGCTGATGTGTACTGAGATAAAAGGCCCGTCAGCGGAGGTGTTCAGCCGCTATCCCCGTCTGCCGATGGTGATGATGGACTGGTCGCCGTTTGCGTTCGGCGGGGATGTGATTCAGGACAACTCTTTTCTCGGCGGCGAAATTGCCACCAATCATCTGATCGAAAACGGTTTTACCCGGATTGCCTGTATTGCCGGGCCACTGGATAAATCACCGGCCAAATCCCGTCTGGACGGTTTTTACCGCGCAATGGCGCAGGCCGGGCTGGATGTGCCGCCGGAGTATGTACTGGAAAGTGATTTTGAATTCAGCGGTGGTTTCAGTGCCATGAATCAGCTGCTTTCTCTGCCGGTGCCTCCGCAGGCGGTATTTGCCGGTAACGATGCGATGGCGGTCGGTGCTTATCAGGCTATCTGGCAGAAAGGGTTGCGTATTCCGCAGGATATTGCGGTTGTCGGTTATGATGATATCGACCTGGCTGCATTTCTCACCCCGCCGCTGACCACCATTCACCAGCCGAAAGATGAGCTGGGCAAACTGGCGGTGGATAAGCTGCTGCGCCGCATGGATGATGCAGACGCGCCTTCTGATTTACTGGTGCTGACCCCGGCACTGATAAACCGGGGATCTGTTATCTGCGGTTAATGTGAGGCCGGGCTGTCTGAGGAGCGGGTTTTCTTCTTAATCATATTCCGCCCGTCAGTCCGGCTCAGGAACAGGAACACAAACGCCGACAGAATCGTCATCATCCCGACCGTCACAAAGGTCGCGTGGAAATTATCAACGATTGACCCCCAATCCTGAGACTCAAAATAGCGTAATACAGACGCACTCACCGCTATCCCGAAACTGATGGAAAGCTGCTGGGTCACAGCCAGCACACTGTTACCGGAACTGGCATTGTGCTCAGTCAGATCTGCGAGGGTAATGGTATTCATCGCGGTGAACTGAGTGGACATCGCCATGCCGAGAATAAACAGCGGCAGCACCAGTAGATAAATCGACATTCCCGGTGACTGGAAATAGAAAGAAGAAATGATTGCGCCGATCACCAGTGTTATGGCAAATAATGTCAGGCGATAACCGTAGCGGCGCAGAATCTGCGTGACCGCCGATTTTGCCAGAATAGAGCCGATCGCCGTCGGTGCCATCATCATCCCCGCCACCACAGCGGGATAACCAAAACCGACCTGTAACATCAGCGGCATCAGAAACGGAATACAGCCGGTGCCGAGGCGTGTGGCAACGTTACCGGCGATCCCGACACTGAATGTCCGCGTGCGGAACAGACTCAGCGGAATAATCGGCGCAGAAATACGGCGGGCGTGCAGGGCATAGAAAGTCAGCAGCGCAAAACCGCTGCCCATCACCAGGAATGGGGTCGCCGCTGCCAGAGCATTATCCCCGAACAGATCCAGACTGACAGAAACAGAGACCAGCCCGGCACCGAGCAGGGCAAAGCCTAATGTATCAAAGCGGCGTTTCGGCATGGTGAAATCAGGCATATGGCGGATGGCGTAAATAATCCCCAGAATCCCGATAGGTATATTAATGATAAAAATCCAGTGCCAGGTGGCGTAAGTCACCAGGATCCCGCCAAGCAGCGGCCCCAGCACCGGGCCGACCAATCCCGGAATGGTGACAAAGTTGAGAATCGGCAGCAGTTCGCTGCGCGGATAAGCCCGCAGCAGCGCCAGCCGTGCCACCGGCATCATCATTGCCCCGCCTATCCCCTGAATAATCCGCGACACCACCAGAAATGGCAGGTTGGGTGAAAAGGCACATAATAAAGAGCCGAGGGAAAACAGAATCACCGCGATAATAAACACTCTGCGGGTACCGAAGCGGTCGGCCAGCCAGCCGCTGACCGGGATCAGCAGCGCCACTGTCAGTGTGTAACTGATAACAGCGGACTGCATCGCCAGCGGAGAGTGGTTCAGGCTTCTGGCAATATCCGGCAGAGCGGTGTTCAGAATGGTGGCATCGAGCGCCTGCATAAAGAACGCCATTGCGGCAATCCACGGCAGACCCGCCATATTCCGGGCTGTTTTAAACATGTTTTCCCTTAATGCATTATCTCTGAATAGTCAGTAGTGTAACTATTACATATTCACACTTTACTCAACAACACCTGACATGCCTGACGGGCGCGTTCTCCGTTCCCGTCGATAATGGCATCCACAATCTCCTTGTGGAGATCAATCTCAATAACCTGATTGGTGGTGATGGATTCAAAAAAGTTGTGATACACAAAATCAAATAAATTGGCGAAAGAGGAAAAGAACGGATTTCCGCACGCCTGGTAAATAAGGTGGTGGAAGCGGTGATCAACGGCTATCCATTTATCCCGCTCAAAATGGGCGGATAATAAGGTCATCTCTTTTAACAGAAACGAAAGTGACTGTTTCTGATCTTTTCCGGCATTCATGGCGGCCAGTGCGCAGGCCTGGGGTTCAATCGCGGCGCGCAGCTCGCGGAAATACGTCAGTACCTGCCGGTGGTCTCCGCTGCTCAGCCACCACTTAATAAAGTCATGGTCGAGAAAATTCCAGCTTATCACCGGCATCACCCGGGTGCCGATGCGCGGGCGCGGTAAAACCATTCCTTTCGCCGCCAGCATTTTTACTGCCTCACGGACAGCGGTCCGGCTTACCCCGAACTGCTCCGCCAACTCAATCTCTCCCGGCAAAATAGATTCCGGCGGATACTTGCCGGATAAAATCTGCTGTCCCAGTTTTTCAGCCAGAAGATAAGACAGGTTCTTTTGTGACGCATTGAGTTGTTCTGAAAACTGCATTCTGATTCCTTGGTGTGATGCATTAACAAAGCGGGATAATGATATATAAGAAGCATTATGGGCATATTAATGACAAAACAGGCGAATAAAAGCTCAAATATACCTGTTTTGTCTAAAAAAAAACGCGAACAAACATTTTTTTTCAAATAAACACTTGCGTGATCTCAGCGAGTGTCTATAATGCGCCCTCACTGACACGGAACAACACGCTGAGAAGCGCGCCGACAGTAGAGAAAAGCGAAAAAAGTTGAAAAACAACGCTTGACTCGAAGGGGCTGGAAACGTAATATACGCAGCCTCGCAACAACGCAGAAGACCGGCAACGGCAGCGAAGGTTGCAACTGCTCTTTAACAATTTATCAGACAATCTGTGTGGGCACTCGCAGGACATATCACAAAAAATATATTTTTGAGAAGTCTTGAAGAGTGACCAATACAGCAGCTTAGTAATAAGCAGCAGTAAACAGTTTAATTCTTTGAGCATCAGACACTTTTAATTGAAGAGTTTGATCATGGCTCAGATTGAACGCTGGCGGCAGGCCTAACACATGCAAGTCGGGCGGTAACAGGGGGAAGCTTGCTTCTCTGCTGACGAGCGGCGGACGGGTGAGTAATGTATGGGGGATCTGCCTGATGGCGGGGGATAACTACTGGAAACGGTAGCTAATACCGCATAATGTCTTCGGACCAAAGCGGGGGACCTCCGGGCCTCGCGCCATCAGATGAACCCATATGGATTAGCTAGTAGGTGAGGTAACGGCTTACCTAGGCGACGATCCCTAGCTGGTCTGAGAGGATGATCAGCCACACTGGGACTGAGACACGGCCCAGACTCCTACGGGAGGCAGCAGTGGGGAATATTGCACAATGGGCGCAAGCCTGATGCAGCCATGCCGCGTGTATGAAGAAGGCCTTCGGGTTGTAAAGTACTTTCAGTCGGGAGGAAGGTGTCAAGGTTAATAACCTTGGCAATTGACGTTACCGACAGAAGAAGCACCGGCTAACTCCGTGCCAGCAGCCGCGGTAATACGGAGGGTGCAAGCGTTAATCGGAATTACTGGGCGTAAAGCGCACGCAGGCGGTTGATTGAGTCAGATGTGAAATCCCCGGGCTTAACCCGGGAATTGCATCTGATACTGGTCAGCTAGAGTCTTGTAGAGGGGGGGAGAATTCCATGTGTAGCGGTGAAATGCGTAGAGATGTGAAAGGAATACCGGTGGCGAAGGCGGCCCCCGGACAAAGACTGACGCTCAGGTGCGAAAGCGTGGGGAGCAAACAGGATTAGATACCCTGGTAGTCCACGCTGTAAACGATGTCGACTTGGAGGTTGTGCCCTTGAGGCGTGGCTTCCGGAGCTAACGCGTTAAGTCGACCGCCTGGGGAGTACGGCCGCAAGGTTAAAACTCAAATGAATTGACGGGGCCCCGCACAAGCGGTGGAGCATGTGGTTTAATTCGATGCAACGCGAAGAACCTTACCTACTCTTGACATCCAGAGAACTTAGCAGAGATGCTTTGGTGCCTTCGGGAACTCTGAGACAGGTGCTGCATGGCTGTCGTCAGCTCGTGTTGTGAAATGTTGGGTTAAGTCCCGCAACGAGCGCAACCCTTATCCTTTGTTGCCAGCGCGTGATGGCGGGAACTCAAAGGAGACTGCCGGTGATAAACCGGAGGAAGGTGGGGATGACGTCAAGTCATCATGGCCCTTACGAGTAGGGCTACACACGTGCTACAATGGCGTATACAAAGGGAAGCGACCCCGCGAGGGCAAGCGGAACTCATAAAAGTACGTCGTAGTCCGGATTGGAGTCTGCAACTCGACTCCATGAAGTCGGAATCGCTAGTAATCGTAGATCGGAATGCTACGGTGAATACGTTCGGGCCTTGTACACACCGCCCGTCACACCATGGGAGTGGGTTGCAAAAGAAGGTAGGTAGCTTAACCTCCGGGAGGGCGCTTACCACTTTGTGATTCATGACTGGGGTGAAGTCGTAACAAGGTAACCGTAGGGGAACCTGCGGTTGGATCACCTCCTTACCTAGTTGATACTGAATGTGAGTGTTCACACAGATTGTCTGA is a genomic window containing:
- the rbsK gene encoding ribokinase, which gives rise to MTTSRLTVLGSINVDHIMNIAQFPAPGETVIGKQYQTAFGGKGANQAVACGRSGADITFIACVGDDAIGAEILAQLQRDRIHTAAVSVVPEAATGVAMIFVNEDGENVIGISAGANAALTPAHFAPYKGLVEQSDALLMQLESPLETVIAAAQAAKNHQTRVILNPAPARELPDSLLTLVDVITPNETEAEKLTGISVSDETGAARAAQVLHDKGIGQVLITLGSRGVWLSVNGEGRRIPGFKVNAVDTIAAGDTFNGAYVTALLEGKPADEAVRFAHAAAAIAVTRRGAQPSVPWRREIDAFLAERG
- the rbsR gene encoding ribose operon transcriptional repressor RbsR, which codes for MATMKDVARLAGVSTSTVSHVINNNRFVSDGVRKKVNDAIAELNYAPSALARSLKMNRTNTIGMLVTTSNNPFYAEVVRGVERSCYERGYSLILCNTEGDHKRMNSSLETLLQKRVDGLLLMCTEIKGPSAEVFSRYPRLPMVMMDWSPFAFGGDVIQDNSFLGGEIATNHLIENGFTRIACIAGPLDKSPAKSRLDGFYRAMAQAGLDVPPEYVLESDFEFSGGFSAMNQLLSLPVPPQAVFAGNDAMAVGAYQAIWQKGLRIPQDIAVVGYDDIDLAAFLTPPLTTIHQPKDELGKLAVDKLLRRMDDADAPSDLLVLTPALINRGSVICG
- the mdtD gene encoding multidrug transporter subunit MdtD — its product is MFKTARNMAGLPWIAAMAFFMQALDATILNTALPDIARSLNHSPLAMQSAVISYTLTVALLIPVSGWLADRFGTRRVFIIAVILFSLGSLLCAFSPNLPFLVVSRIIQGIGGAMMMPVARLALLRAYPRSELLPILNFVTIPGLVGPVLGPLLGGILVTYATWHWIFIINIPIGILGIIYAIRHMPDFTMPKRRFDTLGFALLGAGLVSVSVSLDLFGDNALAAATPFLVMGSGFALLTFYALHARRISAPIIPLSLFRTRTFSVGIAGNVATRLGTGCIPFLMPLMLQVGFGYPAVVAGMMMAPTAIGSILAKSAVTQILRRYGYRLTLFAITLVIGAIISSFYFQSPGMSIYLLVLPLFILGMAMSTQFTAMNTITLADLTEHNASSGNSVLAVTQQLSISFGIAVSASVLRYFESQDWGSIVDNFHATFVTVGMMTILSAFVFLFLSRTDGRNMIKKKTRSSDSPASH
- a CDS encoding FadR/GntR family transcriptional regulator, encoding MQFSEQLNASQKNLSYLLAEKLGQQILSGKYPPESILPGEIELAEQFGVSRTAVREAVKMLAAKGMVLPRPRIGTRVMPVISWNFLDHDFIKWWLSSGDHRQVLTYFRELRAAIEPQACALAAMNAGKDQKQSLSFLLKEMTLLSAHFERDKWIAVDHRFHHLIYQACGNPFFSSFANLFDFVYHNFFESITTNQVIEIDLHKEIVDAIIDGNGERARQACQVLLSKV